In Topomyia yanbarensis strain Yona2022 chromosome 2, ASM3024719v1, whole genome shotgun sequence, one DNA window encodes the following:
- the LOC131684252 gene encoding very long-chain specific acyl-CoA dehydrogenase, mitochondrial-like yields the protein MLLSVTKITNRNGQQLMRFVSVRCLSTATKAAPVPTEKSPQPKQCQSFMMNLFSGQIQTSQLFPYPDVLNEEHKEYAQAVIGPVNRFFQEVNDHIRNDETSNLDKKTMDAIWDLGIMGNAIPVEYGGLGLTNVVASRLGDISGGNDLALTIAIGAHQSIGTKGILLFGTEQQKAKYLPQLSSGGVIGAFALTEPSVGSDAASVKTKAVLSPCGKYYILNGSKLWCTGGGVAGIFTTFAQTEVIDPKTGEKKEKMTAFIVERGFHGVSTGPPEKKMGLKCSITTDVYFDDVKVPVENVLGEVGNGFKVAVNILNAGRYGLCAMLTGTMRSCIEKAAEHVTTRVQFKRKLEEFENVQEKLAKMAMHHYVAQTLTYMVAGNMDRGSQDYHLEAAITKVFGTEAGWYVCDEAIQLLGGNGYMQAPGLEQFMRDMRVFRIFEGANDVLRMFIALTGIQSAGKQLKGLQQALKNPLMNLGTVLQEGTKRVARTVGTNKTDLGGFVAEPLKEAAKLCSQSIDLFSHTIESVLVKNGKGIVERQFILARIADCAIDIYTMACVLSRATRAIRKGLPSSEHETLMAQAWCVEANYRVQQNIERIHSRTFQDNYSRMTQIAKNITTHQGPAHTNPLEID from the exons CTCCACTGCAACGAAAGCTGCTCCTGTACCCACCGAAAAATCGCCTCAACCTAAGCAATGCCAATCGTTCATGATGAACTTATTCAGCGGTCAGATACAGACCTCGCAACTCTTTCCGTACCCAGATGTGCTGAACGAGGAACACAAGGAATATGCGCAGGCTGTCATCGGACCAGTTAATCGATTTTTCCAA GAAGTCAACGACCACATCCGAAATGATGAGACGTCCAACCTGGACAAGAAAACCATGGACGCCATTTGGGATTTGGGCATAATGGGGAATGCAATACCGGTAGAGTATGGTGGTTTAGGTCTTACCAATGTTGTTGCATCTCGCCTGGGTGACATCAGCGGAGGGAATGATCTGGCCCTAACCATAGCGATAGGAGCTCATCAGTCGATTGGAACCAAGGGAATACTGTTGTTTGGAACCGAACAGCAGAAGGCAAAATATCTCCCACAACTTAGCAGTGGTGGTGTGATCGGAGCGTTTGCTTTAACTGAACCGTCGGTTGGTTCGGATGCCGCGTCGGTGAAAACCAAAGCGGTTCTGAGTCCTTGCGGGAAATATTACATTCTGAATGGATCCAAACTGTGGTGCACCGGAGGTGGAGTTGCCGGTATATTCACGACGTTTGCTCAAACTGAGGTGATTGATCCTAAGACTGGTGAAAAGAAAGAGAAAATGACCGCGTTCATAGTTGAGCGTGGATTCCATGGAGTGTCCACGGGACCACCGGAGAAGAAGATGGGACTGAAGTGTTCTATCACAACAGATGTTTACTTCGATGATGTTAAGGTTCCCGTAGAGAACGTACTTGGTGAGGTAGGAAACGGATTCAAGGTCGCGGTGAATATTCTGAATGCTGGTAGATATGGACTGTGTGCGATGTTGACGGGAACCATGCGATCTTGTATCGAGAAAGCAGCGGAACATGTTACCACACGGGTTCAGTTTAAACGGAAGCTTGAAGAATTCGAAAACGTGCAGGAAAAACTTGCTAAAATGGCAATGCATCACTATGTGGCTCAGACTCTTACCTACATGGTTGCTGGAAATATGGACCGGGGATCGCAGGATTACCACTTGGAAGCTGCTATTACTAAAGTGTTTGGTACGGAAGCCGGCTGGTACGTTTGCGATGAAGCCATCCAGCTGCTTGGTGGGAATGGTTATATGCAAGCCCCTGGATTGGAGCAGTTCATGCGAGACATGCGGGTGTTCCGGATATTCGAAGGCGCTAATGACGTACTGAGGATGTTCATCGCATTGACCGGCATTCAAAGTGCAGGCAAACAACTGAAGGGACTCCAGCAGGCGCTGAAAAATCCATTGATGAATTTGGGAACGGTTTTGCAGGAGGGTACTAAACGGGTGGCACGTACCGTTGGCACCAACAAGACCGATCTAGGAGGGTTTGTTGCCGAACCGCTGAAGGAAGCGGCGAAACTGTGTAGTCAG AGCATCGACCTCTTCAGTCATACCATCGAGTCTGTGCTAGTCAAAAACGGCAAAGGCATCGTGGAGCGACAGTTCATCCTAGCCCGCATTGCAGACTGCGCCATCGACATCTACACCATGGCCTGTGTGCTGTCTCGCGCAACTCGAGCCATTCGAAAGGGACTACCGTCGTCGGAACATGAAACTCTTATGGCTCAAGCGTGGTGTGTTGAG GCCAACTATCGGGTACAGCAGAACATCGAACGCATACACTCGAGGACGTTCCAAGATAACTACAGCAGGATGACGCAGATAGCCAAAAATATCACCACACACCAGGGACCAGCACATACTAATCCATTGGAGATAGATTAG
- the LOC131678873 gene encoding very long-chain specific acyl-CoA dehydrogenase, mitochondrial-like: MLRLATQLVRQNSNRNNLLTTVRFLTAAAQPKQNAEPDLPNTSFMSNVFRGDVVPVQVFPYPEPTEDQKELIHDMIDPIHRFFRHEHNPIEAERNGCPDPDTVDAMWKMGLFGTVAPAEYGGLGASTTMYATLADAVGAVDLGLGVYIGAHQSIGWKAIQLYGSEEQKKKYLPRVTKGRTLAALALTEPSTGSDINSVKMRAVRSGCGKYYTLNGSKIWISGGNEAGIFTVFARTEVLDDKSGGIKDKITAFIVERDFEGVSSGPPEEKMGIVVSGTSSVFFDDVRVPVENVLGGEGNGFKVAVTTLNTGRFGMGGSMSGMMRTCIQKATEHATKRVQFGRKLIDFGNVQEKLARMAMYQYVTQSMVYMIVGNIDSSFKDYQLEAAISKVFSSESAFLVCDEAIQILGGNGYMKGSGLEKFLRDVRVFRIFEGANDVLRMFIALTGAKYAGSQLKELQRAVEKPAANLGLIFREGSRRVARTIGIQNGNDISEYVAGPLKVSAQRCTESVKMFGKTVQSCLIKHGKGIAEQQFILKRLADSAIDIYGMTSVLSRATRAIEIGLPSAEHEQLLAIAWSVEASDRVHSNLQQINSGHFSKYCDTLSRIARNVSDTGGVVQQLPLEPLQ; the protein is encoded by the exons ATGCTACGCTTAGCCACTCAATTAGTCAGACAGAACTCGAACCGGAATAATCTACTTACCACGGTTAG ATTTCTAACAGCAGCTGCTCAACCCAAACAAAATGCCGAACCAGATCTGCCAAACACATCTTTCATGTCGAATGTCTTCCGAGGGGATGTCGTACCGGTGCAGGTCTTTCCATACCCGGAACCTACGGAGGACCAGAAGGAGCTGATACACGATATGATAGATCCGATTCACAGATTCTTCCGCCACGAACACAACCCCATCGAAGCGGAGAGAAACGGCTGCCCGGATCCGGACACCGTGGATGCGATGTGGAAGATGGGTTTGTTCGGTACGGTAGCTCCCGCAGAGTACGGCGGACTGGGAGCATCGACTACAATGTACGCAACACTAGCAGATGCCGTCGGGGCGGTAGATCTGGGACTGGGAGTGTACATTGGAGCACATCAGAGTATTGGTTGGAAGGCTATACAGTTGTATgggtcggaagaacaaaagaagaaGTACTTGCCACGGGTGACGAAGGGAAGAACGCTGGCGGCACTCGCCCTGACCGAGCCGAGTACGGGGTCAGATATAAATTCGGTCAAAATGAGAGCTGTTAGAAGTGGTTGTGGAAAGTATTATACGTTGAACGGTTCCAAAATTTGGATTTCCGGAGGAAATGAGGCCGGCatttttacagtttttgctCGGACCGAGGTGTTGGATGATAAATCGGGCGGGATCAAAGATAAGATTACTGCATTTATAGTGGAACGAGATTTTGAAGGTGTTTCCAGTGGTCCACCGGAGGAAAAGATGGGTATTGTAGTGTCGGGTACAAGTTCTGTGTTCTTCGACGATGTACGTGTCCCGGTGGAGAATGTTCTTGGTGGTGAAGGGAACGGGTTTAAGGTAGCTGTAACTACACTGAATACTGGCCGATTCGGAATGGGTGGAAGCATGTCCGGGATGATGCGAACGTGTATTCAGAAGGCAACGGAACATGCCACCAAGAGGGTTCAGTTTGGACGAAAATTGATAGACTTTGGTAACGTGCAAGAGAAGCTGGCTCGCATGGCTATGTACCAGTATGTGACGCAATCGATGGTCTACATGATCGTCGGTAATATCGACAGCAGTTTCAAGGACTATCAACTGGAAGCGGCTATTTCGAAGGTGTTTTCATCGGAGTCTGCATTCTTGGTGTGCGATGAAGCGATTCAAATTCTCGGTGGGAATGGATACATGAAGGGAAGTGGCTTGGAAAAGTTTCTTCGAGATGTCAGAGTTTTTCGAATCTTCGAGGGAGCCAATGACGTGCTGAGAATGTTTATTGCTCTTACTGGAGCGAAATATGCTGGTTCGCAGTTAAAGGAACTGCAGCGGGCAGTTGAAAAACCAGCTGCCAATTTGGGTTTGATTTTCAGGGAAGGATCTCGTCGCGTGGCTCGTACTATCGGAATCCAGAATGGGAACGATATAAGCGAATACGTCGCTGGTCCTCTCAAGGTATCGGCTCAGCGATGTACCGAGAGtgtaaaaatgtttggaaaaaCAGTACAATCATGTTTGATAAAACATGGAAAGGGTATCGCAGAGCAGCAGTTTATTTTGAAACGATTGGCAGATAGCGCTATCGATATCTACGGCATGACTAGCGTGCTTTCACGTGCAACCAGAGCGATTGAAATAGGCCTACCTTCGGCAGAACATGAACAATTGCTGGCTATTGCATGGAGTGTCGAG GCTAGTGATCGAGTTCACTCGAACCTTCAGCAGATTAATTCAGGGCACTTCTCGAAGTATTGCGACACATTGAGCAGAATCGCCCGAAACGTGAGTGACACTGGAGGAGTTGTACAGCAACTGCCACTTGAACCGTTGCAGTGA